In Chitinispirillales bacterium ANBcel5, a single genomic region encodes these proteins:
- a CDS encoding SDR family oxidoreductase, translating into MANKTAIVTGGGQGIGKCIVRELLYSDYNVVVAEKDTEAGLECEEEYSSIGNVKFISTDTSDETSVNNLIEKTLVITSRIDVLINNAAVVLFKPLELLSLDEWNTVIGVNLTGYFLCAKACVPHIRKQRGSILNISSTRAMMSERDTESYSASKGGVSALTHALAVSLGPEIRVNSISPGWIETGNWKKQSKRVDVIHSDEDRNQHPAGRVGIPGDVASAVLFLLDDKNSFITGQDFVIDGGMSRKMVYV; encoded by the coding sequence ATGGCAAATAAAACAGCTATTGTTACCGGTGGAGGTCAGGGGATTGGAAAGTGTATCGTGCGTGAGCTGCTATACAGTGATTACAATGTCGTAGTGGCAGAGAAGGATACCGAGGCCGGACTGGAATGTGAAGAGGAATACTCATCAATTGGTAATGTAAAGTTTATCAGTACTGATACTTCAGATGAAACCAGTGTGAATAATCTCATTGAAAAAACGCTGGTTATAACTTCACGTATAGATGTTTTAATCAACAATGCTGCAGTGGTGTTGTTTAAGCCTTTGGAATTGTTGTCACTGGATGAATGGAACACTGTTATTGGGGTAAATCTGACCGGGTATTTTCTCTGTGCAAAAGCCTGTGTTCCTCATATCAGAAAACAAAGAGGGTCAATACTAAATATAAGCTCAACCAGAGCTATGATGTCTGAACGGGATACCGAATCCTATTCAGCGAGCAAGGGTGGTGTATCAGCTCTCACTCATGCACTGGCCGTAAGCCTTGGCCCTGAAATACGGGTAAACAGTATCTCTCCAGGCTGGATCGAAACGGGTAACTGGAAAAAGCAAAGCAAAAGAGTCGATGTGATTCACTCTGATGAGGATCGAAACCAACACCCCGCAGGGAGAGTCGGCATTCCGGGTGATGTGGCTTCCGCAGTGTTGTTTCTTCTGGACGATAAAAACAGCTTTATCACCGGACAGGATTTTGTTATCGATGGTGGGATGAGCAGAAAGATGGTCTATGTATGA
- a CDS encoding MATE family efflux transporter, with protein MSTKSHSKHSVSQETLEESLEGKHTSIPLFHLAWPIMIEHLLRVAISSADVFMLKYYNENAVAAAGLTVQFAFFVQLLFLMITSGASILISQSLGAREHARAAQFAVGSISLGTVSALLLGLLLTLMSPVVVGFFNLEPQVHTYALQYMVVFSSGSVFIATSMIFANILRSYGYSKAPMFTNVFAMLLNIFGNYLFLFGVWGMPVLGVKGVALSTVFSHLVATIVLLTLIKAHKNLNLPWRKMLSTPFSVYKQILAIGVPTAGENISYNLGQIAIMRMLSHIGTEAMAASVYAMTVLRYVFITSISIGIATQIKVGYYVGAKMFEQAKQKVYGYFLTGFSLSAVLVSVLFMFRSPVMNMLTDNPDILHLLSSVFIVALFMEPGRNFNVIIVPALKGAGDVKFPVCAGIVFMWGIGVFLAYMLGIALGWGLLGVWIALAMDEWIRGGVMILRWRSGKWHSKNVRVKQSNTFPE; from the coding sequence ATGAGTACTAAAAGTCATAGTAAACATAGTGTTTCACAAGAGACGCTGGAAGAATCGTTAGAAGGTAAGCACACCAGCATCCCTCTGTTTCACCTGGCCTGGCCAATAATGATAGAGCATCTTTTACGAGTTGCCATATCGAGTGCAGATGTTTTCATGCTTAAGTATTATAATGAAAACGCAGTTGCGGCAGCAGGCCTTACTGTTCAGTTTGCTTTTTTTGTGCAGCTTCTGTTTCTCATGATTACTTCAGGGGCTTCTATTCTTATTTCACAGAGTCTTGGAGCGCGAGAGCATGCAAGGGCTGCACAGTTTGCCGTGGGCAGCATCTCCCTGGGGACTGTTTCTGCCCTTTTACTTGGCCTGCTGCTGACCCTAATGTCTCCGGTAGTTGTAGGCTTTTTTAATCTTGAACCCCAGGTTCACACCTACGCACTTCAGTACATGGTTGTTTTTAGCAGTGGCTCTGTTTTTATTGCCACAAGTATGATATTTGCAAATATACTAAGATCTTACGGATACAGTAAAGCGCCGATGTTTACTAACGTTTTTGCTATGCTTCTAAATATCTTTGGCAACTATCTTTTCTTGTTTGGTGTTTGGGGGATGCCGGTACTTGGGGTAAAAGGAGTAGCCCTGTCTACAGTGTTTAGTCATCTGGTGGCAACCATTGTACTCCTGACGTTAATTAAGGCTCATAAAAACCTTAACCTTCCCTGGCGCAAAATGCTCTCTACCCCTTTTTCTGTGTATAAACAGATCCTTGCTATTGGAGTCCCGACTGCAGGAGAAAACATCTCCTACAATCTGGGGCAAATAGCGATCATGCGTATGCTCTCCCACATCGGTACAGAAGCGATGGCTGCATCGGTCTATGCCATGACGGTACTGAGATATGTGTTTATAACTTCCATTTCTATTGGAATAGCGACTCAGATAAAGGTGGGCTATTACGTTGGAGCAAAGATGTTTGAGCAGGCCAAACAGAAAGTCTACGGCTACTTTCTTACAGGGTTTTCTCTCTCAGCTGTTTTGGTCTCTGTTCTTTTTATGTTCAGATCTCCGGTTATGAACATGCTTACCGATAACCCTGACATTCTTCACCTGCTCTCAAGTGTATTCATTGTAGCGCTCTTTATGGAACCCGGGAGGAATTTTAATGTGATAATCGTCCCGGCACTAAAGGGAGCCGGTGATGTAAAGTTTCCGGTATGTGCAGGTATTGTTTTCATGTGGGGAATTGGGGTATTTTTAGCATATATGCTTGGAATAGCTTTAGGATGGGGGCTTCTTGGCGTATGGATAGCTCTTGCCATGGATGAATGGATAAGAGGTGGTGTTATGATTTTAAGATGGAGGAGTGGAAAATGGCACTCAAAAAACGTACGAGTAAAGCAGAGTAACACTTTTCCTGAATAA
- a CDS encoding 4a-hydroxytetrahydrobiopterin dehydratase — protein MSEKRNNYPLSEKDEEELMGNLTGWALLYIKPHTLKKNVQLETFNDALVLLNDIAHLAQTEGHYPNFYLSFKTLVLTLYTPEVFGLSEKDFILAARIDELLNKKGLLS, from the coding sequence ATGAGTGAAAAACGAAACAACTATCCACTCAGTGAAAAAGACGAAGAGGAGCTGATGGGAAATCTCACCGGCTGGGCACTTCTTTACATAAAACCGCATACGCTTAAAAAAAACGTACAGCTGGAAACGTTCAATGATGCCCTGGTACTCCTTAATGATATTGCCCATCTGGCGCAAACGGAAGGTCATTACCCCAACTTTTACCTTTCTTTTAAAACTCTTGTTCTTACCCTCTATACTCCTGAAGTATTTGGGCTTAGTGAAAAGGATTTCATCCTGGCAGCACGAATTGATGAGCTTCTTAATAAAAAAGGGCTTTTAAGCTAA
- a CDS encoding YecA family protein, translating to MIISDLKKLEYALSEIPGEEVYNLEQVHGMLTAILTGPSVVMPSDWVPYVFSSEGKMPNLEHEKTENLISLLMKLNNHIASQLDSRDFVPLIGCEEEGGKPYPDPHPWCLSFLEGMSLWGEEWVEGEDDDSVLIDLLTPIVYFADIKDKRELRTKKSKKDIEKIELDLIEDIPRCVWNIREYWRKRVCGEDPEMDNEEYEVLEFSKEDFFANGLCLCGSGKQFDRCCWKNSHN from the coding sequence ATGATTATTAGTGACCTGAAAAAACTTGAGTACGCCCTGAGTGAGATACCAGGCGAAGAAGTGTATAACCTCGAGCAGGTTCACGGTATGCTTACTGCCATACTCACCGGTCCCTCGGTTGTCATGCCAAGCGATTGGGTACCGTACGTTTTTAGCTCTGAAGGCAAGATGCCAAATCTTGAGCACGAAAAGACAGAAAACCTCATCTCTTTGCTAATGAAACTGAATAACCATATAGCATCTCAATTAGATTCCCGTGATTTTGTACCCCTTATAGGATGTGAAGAAGAGGGGGGTAAACCCTATCCAGATCCCCACCCCTGGTGCTTAAGTTTTCTTGAAGGAATGTCTCTTTGGGGGGAAGAGTGGGTTGAGGGTGAAGACGATGACAGTGTGCTGATCGATCTGCTTACTCCTATTGTGTACTTTGCTGATATTAAAGACAAAAGAGAGCTGCGCACTAAAAAGAGCAAAAAAGATATCGAGAAGATTGAACTTGATCTGATTGAAGACATTCCAAGATGTGTCTGGAACATACGGGAGTACTGGCGTAAACGGGTCTGCGGTGAAGATCCCGAGATGGACAATGAAGAATATGAGGTTTTAGAATTCAGTAAAGAAGACTTTTTTGCCAACGGGTTGTGTTTATGCGGAAGTGGTAAGCAATTTGACCGGTGTTGCTGGAAAAACTCACACAACTAA
- a CDS encoding alpha/beta hydrolase: protein MKRIVAIIVSVIAILAVALYSIFSHRENIRIDQSVREKTGLDYVKLSDGYTAYQLNGPDTGQVVVMIHGGTIPMCVFKFQGDAFAEAGYRVLLYDQYGRGESDRPKAENNRSLFKRQLSELLCSLDINAPVDLLGPSFGGSIAVTFASKFPERVRSIVLIAPVLNLPGSDSPMNKNLSLVRIPAVGRVIADLFLFNRLIKRGGTLVPGGEGSHCESQFHRQFYYKGTSRSMRSLFTSDAFGSYIPETKATGQLIQNILLIRGSLDEEVTPSMIEDVLGLLPNASFVEMEHIGHAPGAEAPERFNEIVLTFLSQINTDMNELTDDLH, encoded by the coding sequence ATGAAAAGAATTGTGGCCATTATTGTTTCGGTAATAGCTATACTGGCAGTAGCGTTATATTCCATTTTTTCACATCGTGAAAATATCCGCATTGATCAGTCGGTGAGAGAAAAAACAGGGCTGGACTATGTTAAACTCAGTGATGGTTACACTGCATATCAGTTGAATGGTCCTGATACCGGCCAGGTGGTTGTTATGATTCATGGCGGGACTATCCCCATGTGTGTTTTTAAATTTCAGGGTGATGCTTTTGCTGAGGCTGGGTATCGTGTTTTGCTCTATGACCAATATGGAAGAGGTGAATCTGACAGGCCCAAAGCTGAAAACAACCGGTCTCTTTTCAAGCGACAGCTCTCAGAACTTCTCTGCTCTCTTGATATTAATGCCCCGGTCGACCTGTTAGGACCCAGTTTCGGTGGAAGTATAGCTGTGACGTTTGCCTCAAAATTTCCTGAACGGGTCAGATCAATCGTTTTAATTGCACCGGTACTGAATTTACCAGGAAGCGATTCCCCCATGAATAAAAACTTATCACTGGTTCGCATACCTGCTGTCGGCAGAGTGATAGCCGATCTGTTCTTATTCAATAGACTTATCAAACGAGGGGGGACACTTGTTCCTGGAGGTGAAGGTTCTCACTGCGAATCACAATTTCACAGACAGTTCTACTATAAAGGAACCTCCAGGTCTATGCGCTCACTTTTTACATCAGATGCATTTGGATCCTATATTCCTGAAACCAAAGCTACAGGCCAACTAATACAAAATATCCTGCTTATCAGAGGGAGTTTGGATGAAGAGGTTACCCCCTCTATGATTGAAGATGTTCTTGGGTTGCTACCCAATGCATCTTTTGTAGAGATGGAGCATATTGGTCATGCTCCGGGAGCTGAAGCACCTGAGCGATTTAATGAGATTGTTCTTACCTTCTTAAGCCAGATCAATACTGATATGAACGAATTAACGGATGATCTACATTAG
- the rimI gene encoding ribosomal protein S18-alanine N-acetyltransferase: MNNSHYFFREARGEDIDSIARLESLCHKTPRLKEQLLCDFSSPYSLFTVIGTGERIIAYTCTTLLMDELEIHSLGVSPIFRSRGIGLKLLCKTIDLAVKRGMHKAWLEVRVSNLAARRLYKRCGFREKGRRKRYYRDGEDALVLAKII, from the coding sequence ATGAACAACAGTCACTATTTCTTCAGAGAAGCACGTGGTGAGGATATTGATTCAATAGCCCGGCTTGAGTCCTTGTGTCATAAAACACCCCGTTTAAAAGAACAGCTTTTGTGTGATTTTTCATCCCCCTACTCTCTTTTTACCGTAATCGGCACCGGTGAAAGGATTATCGCCTATACCTGTACCACGCTTCTAATGGATGAGCTTGAGATTCACTCTCTTGGGGTATCTCCAATATTTAGAAGCAGAGGGATTGGCCTAAAGCTTCTCTGCAAAACAATCGACCTGGCGGTAAAGAGGGGCATGCATAAAGCATGGCTTGAGGTACGGGTTTCTAACCTCGCAGCCCGCAGACTCTATAAGAGGTGTGGTTTCAGGGAAAAAGGCCGGCGAAAGCGTTACTACAGAGACGGCGAAGATGCACTGGTTTTGGCAAAAATCATCTAA